A section of the Flavobacterium ardleyense genome encodes:
- a CDS encoding SDR family NAD(P)-dependent oxidoreductase, with the protein MMKTVFITGATSGIGKASAIAFAKNGYKLVLCGRREDRMAEIQEELSKLVPVHTLLFDVRDKVAVAEGIASLPTEFAKIDILINNAGNAHGLDPIQTGNLDDWDAMIDINVKGLLYVSRAIIPMMIENRAGHIINIGSTAAKEVYPNGNVYCASKHAVDALNQGMRMDLNQYGIRVGGIHPGLVETGFSEVRFKGDSDRAEKVYQGYSPLQPEDIADIILFVVSRPYHVNIADLVVMPTDQASSTIINKKL; encoded by the coding sequence ATTATGAAAACAGTTTTTATTACTGGAGCAACAAGTGGAATCGGAAAAGCATCTGCAATTGCATTTGCAAAAAATGGTTACAAATTAGTTTTATGTGGAAGACGAGAAGATCGTATGGCAGAAATTCAAGAAGAACTTTCAAAACTTGTCCCTGTTCATACCTTGCTTTTTGATGTGAGAGATAAGGTGGCTGTCGCCGAAGGCATCGCGTCACTTCCCACCGAATTTGCAAAGATCGATATTTTGATTAACAACGCAGGAAACGCTCACGGCCTTGATCCGATACAAACCGGAAATCTAGACGATTGGGACGCGATGATTGATATAAATGTGAAAGGTCTTCTGTATGTTTCAAGAGCGATTATTCCGATGATGATAGAAAATCGCGCTGGACATATTATCAATATTGGATCGACTGCGGCCAAAGAAGTCTATCCAAACGGAAATGTTTATTGTGCAAGCAAGCACGCGGTTGATGCACTAAATCAGGGAATGAGAATGGACTTAAATCAATACGGAATTCGCGTTGGTGGAATTCATCCAGGATTGGTCGAAACTGGATTTTCTGAAGTTCGTTTTAAAGGAGATTCTGATCGAGCAGAAAAAGTATACCAAGGATATTCTCCACTTCAACCAGAGGATATTGCCGATATTATTCTGTTTGTAGTAAGCAGACCATATCACGTAAATATCGCTGATCTCGTGGTGATGCCAACCGATCAAGCATCAAGTACGATTATAAATAAAAAACTATAA
- a CDS encoding AAA family ATPase → MEDTTATLDIRAINEKIERESAFIDLLMMEMNKVIVGQKHMTERLLIGLLGQGHILLEGVPGLAKTLAINTLSQAIEGSFSRIQFTPDLLPADVVGTMIYNMQQNEFSIKKGPIFANFVLADEINRAPAKVQSALLEAMQEKQVTIGDTTFKLERPFLVLATQNPIEQEGTYPLPEAQVDRFMLKTVIDYPKMDEERMIIRQNLSGSYAKVQPVVSAAQIIRAQEAVREVYMDEKIEKYILDIVFATRFPEKYKLESLKPLIGFGASPRGSINLATAAKCYAFIKRRGYVIPEDVRAVVHDVLRHRIGITYEAEAENVTSVDIINRIVNEIEVP, encoded by the coding sequence ATGGAAGATACTACTGCTACCTTAGATATCAGAGCAATTAACGAAAAAATAGAACGCGAAAGTGCTTTTATTGATTTGTTGATGATGGAAATGAATAAAGTCATTGTTGGACAAAAACATATGACGGAGCGCCTACTTATAGGATTGCTTGGTCAAGGACATATATTGCTGGAAGGAGTTCCAGGATTGGCAAAAACACTTGCGATTAATACATTATCTCAAGCAATCGAAGGATCTTTTAGTCGTATTCAGTTTACGCCAGATCTTTTGCCCGCGGATGTTGTAGGAACCATGATTTACAATATGCAGCAAAATGAATTCTCTATAAAAAAGGGGCCAATTTTCGCAAATTTTGTACTTGCCGATGAGATTAACCGAGCGCCAGCCAAAGTGCAATCGGCTTTGCTTGAGGCGATGCAGGAAAAACAAGTTACAATTGGCGATACTACTTTCAAACTAGAAAGACCTTTTCTAGTATTGGCAACCCAAAACCCGATTGAGCAAGAAGGAACATATCCTTTGCCAGAAGCTCAAGTCGATCGTTTTATGCTAAAAACCGTAATTGACTATCCGAAAATGGACGAAGAGCGAATGATTATTCGTCAGAATCTTAGTGGAAGTTATGCGAAAGTTCAGCCAGTAGTTTCGGCAGCACAGATTATTCGTGCACAAGAAGCAGTTCGTGAAGTGTATATGGACGAGAAAATCGAAAAATATATTTTAGATATTGTTTTCGCAACTCGTTTTCCAGAGAAATATAAATTAGAAAGTCTAAAACCACTTATCGGTTTTGGAGCATCTCCACGTGGAAGTATCAATCTTGCTACCGCTGCAAAATGTTATGCATTCATCAAACGTAGAGGATATGTGATTCCAGAAGATGTGCGCGCGGTTGTTCACGATGTATTGCGTCACAGAATCGGAATTACTTACGAAGCGGAAGCAGAAAATGTAACTTCGGTGGATATTATCAACAGAATTGTAAACGAAATAGAAGTTCCATAG
- a CDS encoding ATP-binding protein has protein sequence MKSTTKKITTNTRVIKDLLTRYRDTFQAFRELINNSLQAGSKNIEINIEYVNEANIKSPIKSIEIKDDGIGVPYNEFDKRVLEIGTTSKALGQGIGRFSSLQIGELMHIETIGFDIDKKQFSLTKFSMDTLDFNDAQLEETEFKVDYEYFMERRNPYYKVMIEQLHHNKQEKIAKRNKIHENFLQDNINQAIFEHYPFEIFHNTVNFIVNGKTIKREDFVIDKPSKKTTDYTDKKGKTHKLNFYFYNINSALNKVKVFFQTDNSGLKSVAHEYTYSSDWYTPDLGTWFIYIESQMLNIDLFRNLDLEALGEAEINNLKNTIKETINDFFKAKNKRFEKFLKSLEKDRYYPYQNNESPASKSQEILFKKVAYLLEDEHRLIQKDDKIRNFLYPLLDKAIGNGNIEYIFKKVLKLSEESLEKFHNLLEKTDLEDVVHFASVVAEKTEFLDFLHELTYGEISKHLKERSQLHKIVEDELWLFGENYNATPKLWSDKKIGNILIELREKYFDYEPTEEDDNLIELDERGLNDITDLFFFNEKITDSDVKEIMVVELKSPKCAISKKELNQIDEYAFTIEQNSALPNEKVKYKLILISSRLTKFAKSQVKSRRLNFPDNPFLYDKKTEKNIEVYVMEWSELIEQNNRKLGYLANKLDIKDKAVKIKFEKEYAELIDEKISAQLRLVK, from the coding sequence ATGAAATCAACTACAAAAAAAATAACTACAAACACAAGGGTAATAAAAGACCTTTTAACTAGATATAGAGATACGTTTCAGGCTTTTCGTGAATTAATTAACAACTCTTTACAAGCTGGATCGAAAAATATTGAAATCAATATTGAATATGTCAACGAAGCTAATATTAAGTCTCCTATCAAAAGCATTGAGATTAAAGATGACGGAATCGGTGTGCCATATAACGAGTTTGACAAAAGAGTTTTAGAGATTGGAACTACTTCAAAAGCACTTGGTCAAGGAATCGGAAGATTTAGTTCTTTACAAATCGGAGAATTAATGCACATTGAAACCATAGGTTTTGATATTGACAAAAAACAATTTTCTCTAACTAAATTTAGTATGGATACATTAGATTTTAATGATGCCCAATTGGAAGAAACTGAATTTAAGGTTGACTACGAATATTTTATGGAAAGAAGAAATCCATATTATAAAGTTATGATTGAACAACTTCATCATAATAAGCAGGAAAAAATCGCCAAAAGAAATAAAATCCACGAGAATTTTTTACAGGACAATATTAATCAAGCAATATTCGAACATTATCCATTCGAAATTTTTCATAATACTGTGAATTTTATAGTTAATGGAAAGACGATAAAAAGGGAAGATTTTGTAATAGATAAACCTTCCAAAAAAACTACAGATTACACTGACAAAAAAGGTAAAACGCATAAGTTAAATTTTTACTTCTATAATATTAATTCGGCTCTAAACAAAGTGAAAGTATTTTTCCAAACTGATAATTCAGGTTTAAAAAGTGTTGCTCACGAATATACTTACTCATCAGATTGGTACACGCCGGACTTAGGAACTTGGTTTATTTACATAGAATCACAAATGTTAAATATAGATTTATTTAGAAATTTGGATTTAGAAGCGTTAGGTGAAGCGGAAATAAACAATTTAAAAAACACGATTAAAGAAACAATTAATGATTTTTTCAAAGCCAAAAATAAAAGATTTGAAAAATTTCTCAAAAGTTTGGAAAAAGATAGATACTATCCTTACCAAAACAATGAAAGTCCCGCTTCTAAATCGCAAGAAATTCTATTTAAAAAAGTCGCCTATTTATTAGAAGATGAACACAGACTTATTCAAAAGGACGATAAAATAAGGAACTTTCTTTATCCATTACTTGATAAAGCAATTGGCAATGGAAACATTGAATATATTTTTAAAAAGGTATTAAAACTGTCAGAAGAGAGTTTGGAGAAATTTCATAATCTTTTAGAGAAAACAGATTTAGAAGATGTCGTTCATTTTGCAAGCGTAGTAGCAGAAAAAACAGAGTTTCTGGATTTTCTTCACGAGTTGACGTATGGCGAAATTTCTAAACACTTAAAAGAACGAAGTCAACTTCATAAAATTGTCGAAGATGAATTGTGGCTGTTTGGAGAAAATTACAATGCCACACCCAAATTATGGTCGGACAAAAAGATTGGTAATATATTGATTGAATTACGGGAGAAATATTTTGACTATGAGCCAACAGAAGAAGATGATAACTTAATTGAATTGGACGAGAGAGGTTTAAACGATATAACTGACTTGTTCTTTTTCAACGAAAAAATAACCGACTCTGATGTTAAAGAAATAATGGTTGTTGAATTAAAGTCGCCTAAATGTGCAATAAGCAAAAAGGAATTAAATCAAATTGATGAATATGCATTTACTATTGAGCAAAATTCAGCTCTACCAAATGAAAAAGTAAAGTACAAATTGATTTTAATTTCATCACGTCTTACAAAATTTGCAAAATCTCAAGTAAAATCAAGAAGATTGAACTTTCCAGACAATCCATTTTTGTATGATAAAAAAACTGAAAAGAATATTGAGGTTTATGTAATGGAATGGTCAGAACTTATTGAGCAAAACAATAGAAAATTAGGTTATTTGGCAAATAAGCTTGATATAAAAGATAAGGCCGTGAAAATCAAATTTGAAAAAGAATATGCAG
- a CDS encoding ATP-binding protein, translating into MLNKRLLIKNLLAHNDESTFYDKKRQLNLHSREGKAKFLKHICALSNSNPANRSFIVVGVEDRDNEIVGDDFFDDSRIQNLVNAYLENAPQIQYENIPFPNLPKEKVVGLVTISPNKQISFFKKGIHTIPANSVFKRRGSNSIPMDEPFTRSRTSKEIVESIENASRNSISDTLDGVMDFMNNRHKDFTTKYKVFKELFIICWAGIPKRVRSETYLSRVDIELINEQIKLFYSDQDDVIITYDEDSFTIVEYVRLGLQDKTSYYPLEKKTILFYSNGYYKIEQEMLFEPPVYNKKLLYHIYNSNLNIIAKLSKNLELSFRELKDLENLPSTLMICYLNGFDDAKQVLIDAKELLRKHPTVYASFKDSMRVLRKMKYNANE; encoded by the coding sequence ATGTTAAATAAGCGTCTTCTTATCAAGAATCTACTAGCTCACAATGACGAGAGTACTTTCTATGATAAGAAGAGGCAACTTAACTTGCATAGCCGCGAAGGAAAAGCAAAGTTTCTAAAACACATTTGTGCACTTTCCAATAGCAATCCTGCAAACCGATCTTTTATTGTTGTGGGAGTTGAAGACCGCGATAACGAAATTGTGGGCGATGACTTCTTTGACGATAGCCGAATTCAGAATCTTGTCAATGCTTATCTCGAAAATGCTCCTCAAATTCAGTACGAGAATATTCCTTTTCCGAATCTTCCCAAAGAAAAAGTTGTCGGACTCGTTACTATTAGTCCAAATAAGCAAATTTCATTTTTCAAAAAAGGAATTCACACTATTCCAGCCAATTCGGTTTTCAAAAGGCGTGGCAGCAATTCAATTCCGATGGATGAGCCGTTTACTCGATCGAGAACAAGTAAGGAAATAGTTGAATCTATAGAAAATGCTTCTCGAAATTCAATTTCCGATACCCTTGATGGTGTAATGGATTTTATGAATAATCGGCATAAAGATTTTACTACCAAGTATAAAGTTTTTAAAGAGCTTTTTATCATCTGTTGGGCGGGAATTCCGAAAAGAGTTCGCAGCGAAACCTACCTTTCTAGAGTTGACATCGAATTAATAAACGAGCAGATTAAGTTATTTTATTCTGATCAAGATGACGTAATAATCACCTACGACGAAGACAGTTTCACGATTGTAGAATATGTTCGATTGGGACTTCAGGATAAAACTTCTTATTATCCTTTGGAGAAAAAGACTATTTTATTTTATTCAAATGGCTATTACAAAATAGAGCAGGAAATGCTTTTTGAACCGCCAGTTTATAATAAAAAACTGCTTTATCATATTTACAATTCCAACTTGAACATCATTGCCAAACTTTCCAAGAATTTGGAATTGTCTTTTCGAGAACTCAAAGATCTCGAAAACCTTCCCTCTACATTAATGATTTGCTACCTCAACGGATTTGACGATGCCAAGCAAGTTTTGATTGATGCCAAGGAATTACTTCGGAAGCATCCAACAGTTTATGCGAGTTTCAAGGATTCTATGCGGGTTTTGAGAAAGATGAAGTATAATGCGAATGAGTAA